A DNA window from Deinococcus sonorensis KR-87 contains the following coding sequences:
- a CDS encoding alpha-mannosidase — translation MTSTRSKDLTFHLIGHAHIDPVWLWDWREGHETVKATFRSALDRLQENPDMVFVHSSAAQYAWMEQHPALLAEVRAAVERGQWEPVGGWWVEPDVNLAHGEALARQALLGQRTFRRLLGRTARVGFLPDSFGHPGTLPQLLEQSGLEAFVFMRPGAGEIELPSNLFQWEGVDGTRLRSVRVECYNSSPTQVHTSLERNLAWRPDALTHWLGLFGVGNHGGGPTRRAMADLRALQQHPDWPTLQLDSLSGFLEAVRDAPAPVYAGELQHHARGCYAAVSSIKRLNRHGEHALMRAEKLAIMAADAGFPYPHAQLTHAWEVLLFNQFHDILAGSSIESAVREAEQQLNEVLSIAGRVSFAAVQAVADRVETRRDGQDATEVIRSLSWGPDGWVSDYGDGVPLLVFNPSGDARDEAVELELNDWHTSNLRLTDEAGQTVPHQRLQPESVNGNGRPRFVFRAQLPPFGYRMYRVLDEPSPEAEPALSATPERLENPHWTLLFEPDTGGLRGLIDRSRGLDLLIGTGAQLQVVRDDSDTWGHGARAFRQLVGVFGDARLEVVECGPVRATVRATTRYGRSTAAQTFTLYADSPEIHGQLTLDWQEPHHAVQLVFPAALSDVVATYEAPYGSVTRPADGEEEPVQSWLDVSGVARDRRGVAHPAGLALLNDSKSSASVLGGELRLTLARSPVYGHHDPATLDPARTYRYLDLGRQHTRWMLVPHQGSWQAARIPALAEQLNQPAVFTREYVHPGSWPATRSTLHLEGLPTVAVSAVKRAEEGDGLIVRLHEWGGQPAQGTVHLSGQAIPVSLRPQQVLTLHVGTGGQVQQTNFLEEPHD, via the coding sequence ATGACCAGCACGCGCAGCAAAGATCTCACCTTCCACCTCATCGGCCACGCCCACATCGATCCGGTCTGGCTCTGGGACTGGCGCGAGGGCCACGAGACCGTCAAGGCCACCTTTCGCAGCGCCCTGGACCGGCTGCAGGAAAACCCGGACATGGTGTTCGTGCATTCCAGCGCCGCCCAGTACGCCTGGATGGAGCAGCACCCGGCCCTGCTCGCCGAGGTGCGGGCCGCCGTGGAACGCGGCCAGTGGGAGCCGGTCGGCGGCTGGTGGGTGGAACCGGACGTGAATCTGGCCCACGGCGAGGCGCTGGCCCGCCAGGCGCTGCTGGGCCAGCGCACCTTCCGGCGGCTGCTGGGCCGGACCGCGCGGGTCGGCTTTCTGCCGGACTCGTTCGGCCATCCCGGCACGCTGCCGCAGCTGCTGGAGCAGTCGGGGTTGGAGGCCTTCGTGTTCATGCGGCCCGGCGCGGGCGAAATTGAGCTGCCGTCCAACCTGTTCCAGTGGGAGGGGGTGGACGGCACCCGGCTGCGGAGCGTGCGGGTGGAGTGCTACAACAGCAGCCCCACCCAGGTGCACACCAGCCTGGAGCGCAACCTGGCGTGGCGCCCGGACGCGCTGACCCACTGGCTGGGCCTGTTCGGGGTGGGCAACCACGGCGGCGGCCCCACCCGGCGGGCCATGGCGGACCTGCGGGCGCTGCAGCAGCATCCGGACTGGCCCACCCTGCAGCTGGACTCGCTGAGCGGCTTTCTGGAGGCGGTGCGGGACGCGCCGGCCCCGGTGTATGCCGGTGAGCTGCAGCATCACGCGCGCGGCTGCTACGCCGCCGTGAGCAGCATCAAGCGGCTGAACCGGCACGGCGAACACGCCCTGATGCGCGCCGAGAAGCTGGCGATCATGGCGGCCGACGCGGGCTTCCCGTACCCGCACGCGCAGCTGACCCACGCCTGGGAGGTGCTGCTGTTCAACCAGTTCCACGACATCCTGGCCGGCAGCAGCATCGAGAGCGCGGTGCGCGAGGCCGAGCAGCAGCTGAACGAAGTGCTGAGCATCGCCGGGCGGGTCAGTTTCGCAGCGGTGCAGGCGGTGGCGGACCGGGTGGAGACTCGCCGGGACGGCCAGGACGCCACCGAGGTGATCCGCAGTCTGAGCTGGGGGCCGGACGGCTGGGTCAGCGACTACGGCGACGGGGTGCCGCTGCTGGTGTTCAACCCGTCCGGCGACGCGCGCGACGAAGCGGTGGAGCTGGAACTGAACGACTGGCACACCTCCAACCTGCGGCTGACCGACGAGGCGGGGCAGACGGTGCCGCATCAGCGGCTCCAGCCCGAGAGCGTGAACGGCAACGGCCGGCCGCGCTTCGTGTTCCGGGCCCAGCTGCCGCCGTTCGGTTACCGGATGTACCGGGTGCTGGACGAGCCGTCACCCGAAGCGGAACCGGCGCTGTCGGCCACGCCGGAGCGGCTGGAAAACCCGCACTGGACCCTGCTGTTCGAACCGGACACCGGGGGCCTGCGCGGCCTGATCGACCGGTCACGGGGCCTGGACCTGCTGATCGGGACTGGTGCCCAGCTGCAGGTGGTGCGCGACGACAGCGACACCTGGGGCCACGGCGCCCGCGCGTTCCGCCAGCTGGTCGGCGTGTTCGGGGATGCCCGGCTGGAGGTGGTGGAGTGCGGCCCGGTGCGCGCGACGGTGCGGGCCACCACCCGCTACGGCCGCTCCACGGCCGCGCAGACCTTCACCCTCTACGCCGACTCGCCCGAGATCCACGGACAGCTCACGCTCGACTGGCAGGAGCCGCACCACGCGGTCCAGCTGGTGTTCCCGGCAGCGCTGAGCGACGTGGTCGCCACCTATGAAGCGCCGTACGGCTCGGTCACGCGTCCGGCCGACGGCGAGGAGGAGCCGGTCCAGTCGTGGCTGGACGTGAGCGGCGTGGCCCGGGACCGGCGGGGGGTGGCGCACCCGGCAGGGCTGGCGCTGCTGAACGACAGCAAATCGTCGGCCAGCGTGCTGGGCGGTGAGCTGCGCCTGACCCTGGCGCGCAGCCCGGTGTACGGGCACCACGATCCGGCCACCCTGGACCCGGCCCGGACGTACCGGTACCTGGACCTGGGCCGGCAGCACACCCGCTGGATGTTGGTGCCGCACCAGGGCAGCTGGCAGGCGGCGCGCATTCCGGCGCTGGCCGAGCAGCTGAACCAGCCGGCCGTGTTCACCCGCGAGTACGTGCATCCCGGCAGCTGGCCGGCCACCCGCAGCACCCTGCACCTGGAGGGGCTGCCGACGGTGGCGGTCAGCGCCGTCAAGCGGGCGGAAGAGGGGGACGGCCTGATCGTGCGGCTGCACGAGTGGGGCGGGCAGCCGGCCCAGGGCACCGTGCACCTGTCCGGCCAGGCCATTCCGGTCAGCCTGCGCCCGCAGCAGGTGCTGACGCTGCATGTGGGGACCGGCGGTCAGGTGCAGCAGACCAACTTCCTGGAGGAGCCGCATGACTGA
- a CDS encoding glycoside hydrolase family 2 protein: MTETVPQGGTATLTEPASHPRPQLRRPWRSLDGWWDFAVDEQDDPDAVEFRQRIRVPYAPQTAASGLDLALDGTTLWYRTTVHPDAHERPGPQERLLVHFGAVDWSAEVYVNGAFAGRHEGGYTPFSIDVSRAARAGPFELMVRSVDDHTDMAMPRGKQDWRAEPHAIWYPPTSGVWRTVWLEKVPRQHIAQLSWTPDLPRFELTASVALAEPPRPGTRLRLELLDHGRPLADTDVLVTGQRITVPLRLPDPGVDDARNDLLWMPDHPKLLDVRVTLSVDGVVTDRADGYAALRSLETRGRRFLLNGIPHPLRLALHQGYWADTGMTGDDERFRADVELARRLGFNGVRLHQKIEDPRFLYWCDRIGLAVWVDLPGAYAFTPTSIDRLTRTWLEVLQLYRSHPSVVAWVPFNESWGLPDIPQRPEQQQAQRALYALTRTLDPTRPVSGSDGWEQVVTDLFTVHDYVQDPAELLARYGSRAAVEENLWRLWPGGREQGLNGFTPGDRPVILSEFGGTSLVPEGDAGWGYAILRDPEQFMARAEALLLAANQAILNKGIHGYCYTQLTDTYQEMNGLATMDRVLKGDAARLSSAVRGEAHDPANPLWYAKRWLRGRSTLLPGEKA, from the coding sequence ATGACTGAGACGGTGCCCCAGGGCGGCACAGCCACCCTCACCGAACCGGCCAGCCACCCCCGGCCGCAGCTGCGCCGCCCCTGGCGCTCACTGGACGGCTGGTGGGACTTCGCGGTGGACGAGCAGGACGATCCGGACGCCGTAGAGTTCCGGCAGCGGATCCGGGTGCCGTACGCCCCCCAGACGGCCGCCAGCGGCCTGGACCTCGCGCTGGACGGCACCACCCTGTGGTACCGCACCACCGTCCATCCGGACGCGCACGAGCGCCCCGGCCCGCAGGAGCGGCTGCTGGTGCACTTCGGCGCGGTGGACTGGTCGGCGGAGGTGTACGTCAATGGCGCCTTCGCCGGCCGGCACGAGGGCGGGTATACGCCCTTCAGCATCGACGTCAGCCGCGCGGCCCGCGCCGGCCCCTTCGAGCTGATGGTGCGCAGCGTGGACGACCACACCGACATGGCCATGCCGCGCGGCAAGCAGGACTGGCGCGCCGAGCCGCACGCCATCTGGTATCCGCCCACCAGTGGGGTGTGGCGCACGGTGTGGCTGGAAAAGGTGCCGCGCCAGCACATTGCCCAGCTCAGCTGGACGCCGGACCTCCCGCGCTTCGAGCTGACCGCCTCGGTGGCCCTGGCCGAACCGCCCCGGCCCGGCACCCGGCTGCGCCTGGAACTGCTGGACCACGGGCGTCCGCTGGCCGACACGGACGTGCTGGTCACCGGGCAGCGGATCACCGTCCCGCTGCGCCTGCCGGACCCGGGCGTGGACGACGCCCGCAACGACCTGCTGTGGATGCCGGACCATCCGAAGCTGCTGGACGTGCGCGTCACGCTGAGCGTGGACGGCGTGGTCACCGACCGGGCCGACGGCTACGCAGCGCTGCGCTCGCTGGAAACGCGCGGCCGCCGCTTCCTGCTGAACGGGATTCCGCACCCGCTGCGGCTGGCCCTGCACCAGGGCTACTGGGCCGACACCGGCATGACCGGCGACGATGAGCGCTTCCGGGCGGACGTGGAGCTGGCCCGCCGGCTGGGGTTCAACGGCGTGCGGCTGCACCAGAAGATCGAGGACCCGCGCTTCCTGTACTGGTGCGACCGGATCGGCCTGGCGGTGTGGGTGGACCTGCCGGGCGCCTACGCCTTCACCCCCACCAGCATCGACCGGCTGACCCGCACGTGGCTGGAGGTGCTGCAGCTGTACCGCTCGCATCCGAGCGTGGTGGCCTGGGTGCCGTTCAACGAGAGCTGGGGGCTGCCGGACATTCCGCAGCGCCCGGAGCAGCAGCAGGCGCAGCGGGCGCTGTACGCCCTGACCCGCACCCTGGACCCGACCCGGCCGGTGAGCGGCAGCGACGGCTGGGAGCAGGTGGTCACCGACCTCTTTACCGTGCACGACTACGTGCAGGACCCGGCCGAGCTGCTGGCGCGCTACGGAAGTCGCGCGGCGGTGGAGGAGAACCTGTGGCGGCTGTGGCCGGGCGGCCGCGAACAGGGGCTGAACGGCTTCACGCCTGGCGACCGGCCGGTGATCCTCAGCGAGTTCGGGGGCACGTCGCTGGTGCCGGAAGGCGACGCGGGCTGGGGCTACGCCATCCTGCGCGACCCCGAGCAGTTCATGGCGCGCGCCGAGGCGCTGCTGCTCGCCGCCAACCAGGCGATTCTGAACAAGGGCATCCACGGCTACTGCTACACCCAGCTGACCGACACCTACCAGGAGATGAACGGCCTGGCCACCATGGACCGGGTGCTGAAGGGCGACGCGGCGCGGCTGTCCAGCGCGGTGCGCGGCGAGGCGCATGACCCGGCCAATCCGCTGTGGTACGCCAAGCGCTGGCTGCGCGGCAGGTCCACCCTGCTGCCCGGCGAAAAAGCGTGA
- a CDS encoding ROK family transcriptional regulator — protein sequence MNQGKPRRIRQGRNLPEVRADNLSVVLEALQKLQPISRSGLAEATGLTAATITHMVDELSAYDLLVETPSSERQIGRRPTLLTLNPERGQVIGVELSRSRIQVIRSNFGGQTLARLDRPFQPTASVEQGLTQLAGVISDIVDQDRPLLGIGVGVPGPVNSAEGVVLGPPNFGGWRNVALTAWLRERFGVPCWLDDDAKAAAFGERWYGAGRHEDTLLYISLRSGVGAGLIVGDRVYRGAHELAGEIGHTTIHVDGPLCECGNRGCLETLVSVPAILQEARRLGLTVGSPAELHTLAHAGDPVARSIQERVHTYLSAALVNAVNHYDPALIVLGGVLVRSWPDLTATLAEKVKGRSFGYLSKDIRIVQSVLGEDATALGAVAIAIDHILGDPHQALSASRAVLGGGAAQPFTPPLTAAPSTK from the coding sequence ATGAATCAGGGCAAACCCAGAAGGATCCGGCAGGGCCGGAACCTGCCCGAGGTGCGGGCTGACAACCTCAGCGTGGTGCTGGAGGCGCTTCAGAAGCTGCAACCGATCTCGCGCAGCGGGCTGGCCGAGGCCACCGGCCTGACGGCCGCCACCATCACCCACATGGTGGACGAGCTCAGCGCCTATGACCTGCTGGTCGAGACGCCGTCCAGCGAGCGGCAGATCGGCCGGCGGCCCACCCTGCTGACCCTCAACCCGGAACGCGGACAGGTGATCGGGGTGGAGCTGTCCCGCTCGCGCATCCAGGTGATTCGCTCGAACTTCGGCGGGCAGACGCTGGCGCGGCTGGATCGCCCGTTCCAGCCGACCGCCTCGGTCGAGCAGGGCCTGACGCAACTGGCCGGGGTGATCTCCGACATCGTGGATCAGGACCGGCCGCTGCTGGGCATCGGGGTGGGGGTGCCGGGGCCGGTGAACAGCGCCGAGGGGGTGGTGCTGGGGCCGCCCAACTTCGGGGGCTGGCGCAATGTGGCGCTGACGGCGTGGCTGCGCGAGCGTTTCGGCGTGCCGTGCTGGCTGGACGACGACGCCAAGGCGGCCGCCTTCGGGGAACGCTGGTACGGTGCGGGCCGCCACGAGGATACGCTGCTGTACATCTCGCTGCGCTCCGGGGTGGGGGCTGGCCTGATCGTGGGCGACCGGGTGTACCGCGGCGCCCACGAGCTGGCCGGAGAGATCGGGCACACCACCATTCACGTGGACGGCCCGCTGTGCGAGTGCGGCAACCGCGGCTGCCTGGAAACGCTGGTCAGCGTGCCGGCCATCCTGCAGGAGGCGCGCCGGCTGGGCCTGACGGTGGGCTCACCCGCCGAGCTGCACACCTTGGCCCACGCCGGCGACCCGGTGGCCCGCAGCATTCAGGAGCGGGTCCACACCTACCTGTCGGCGGCGCTGGTCAACGCGGTCAACCACTACGACCCGGCGCTGATCGTGCTGGGCGGCGTGCTGGTGCGCAGCTGGCCGGACCTGACCGCCACGCTGGCCGAGAAGGTCAAGGGCCGGTCCTTCGGCTACCTCTCCAAGGACATCCGCATCGTGCAGAGCGTGCTGGGTGAAGACGCCACCGCGCTGGGCGCGGTGGCGATTGCCATCGATCACATTCTGGGCGACCCGCATCAGGCCCTGAGCGCCAGCCGCGCGGTGCTCGGCGGGGGTGCGGCTCAGCCCTTCACGCCGCCGCTCACCGCCGCGCCTTCCACGAAGTAA
- a CDS encoding carbohydrate ABC transporter permease, with translation MTVQHNPPVTEAPTTARERRPFSRQAGATLFWKVIAFLILCAISVAVLFPGLWMLSTALKADTQVYANPPVWIPNPLRFDNFAKAWSLAPFTRYAINTALYTLAVVIGTVLSSSLAAYGFAKLRFPGRNLLFTLLLSTMMIPGMVTLIPQYILFSKLHWVGTYLPLVVPSFFAGAFFTFLLRQFFMGIPNEYSEAARVDGASDWWIWSRVIMPLSRPALATVAIFTFEGAWDSYVGPLLYLNDERLYTLQVGLQFFRTATVVQWQYLMAAALMVMLPVIILFFTFQRYFVEGAAVSGGVKG, from the coding sequence ATGACCGTTCAGCACAACCCGCCCGTGACCGAGGCCCCCACCACCGCCCGCGAGCGCCGGCCGTTCAGTCGGCAGGCCGGCGCCACGCTGTTCTGGAAGGTGATCGCGTTCCTGATCCTGTGCGCCATCAGCGTGGCGGTGCTGTTCCCGGGCCTGTGGATGCTCTCCACCGCGCTCAAGGCCGACACGCAGGTGTACGCCAACCCGCCGGTCTGGATTCCCAACCCGCTGCGCTTCGATAACTTCGCCAAGGCGTGGTCGCTGGCGCCCTTCACCCGCTACGCCATCAACACCGCGCTGTACACGCTGGCGGTGGTGATCGGCACCGTGCTGTCGTCGTCGCTGGCCGCCTACGGCTTTGCCAAGTTGCGCTTTCCCGGCCGCAACCTGCTGTTCACGCTGCTGCTCTCCACCATGATGATTCCCGGCATGGTGACGCTGATCCCGCAGTACATCCTGTTCTCCAAGCTGCACTGGGTCGGCACATACCTGCCGCTGGTGGTGCCGAGCTTCTTCGCCGGCGCCTTCTTCACCTTCCTACTGCGGCAGTTCTTCATGGGCATTCCCAACGAGTACTCGGAGGCGGCGCGGGTGGACGGCGCCAGCGACTGGTGGATCTGGAGCCGGGTGATCATGCCGCTGTCGCGTCCGGCCCTCGCCACCGTCGCGATCTTCACCTTCGAGGGCGCCTGGGACAGTTACGTCGGCCCGCTGCTGTACCTGAACGACGAGCGGCTCTACACCCTGCAGGTGGGGCTGCAGTTCTTCCGCACCGCCACCGTGGTGCAGTGGCAGTACCTGATGGCCGCCGCCCTGATGGTGATGCTGCCGGTGATCATCCTGTTCTTTACCTTCCAGCGTTACTTCGTGGAAGGCGCGGCGGTGAGCGGCGGCGTGAAGGGCTGA
- a CDS encoding carbohydrate ABC transporter permease, with product MPRMTLARRREAVTGYLFIAPWLVGFLVFIAGPMLWSLYASLTNYDVTSRMRWVGLDNYRRLLFDDELFWTSLYNTGFYVLFAVPLSVITGVLIAVLLNQQIPGQRIFRTIFFLPKVLTGVAVLLLWLWVFNPDFGPINVFLRAIGVSNPPLWFSDPTWAKPALVIMSMWGAAGGYIIYLAGLQGIPRHLYEAAMLDGASPVKQFWNVTVPMMSPTIFFKLVTGISAAFQFWETSLIVSEGGKGGPSYSTLFYGLYMWQKAFGEYQMGYASAMAWILLIITLFLTMLQFLISRRWVYYEGEARS from the coding sequence ATGCCCCGGATGACGCTGGCCCGCCGCCGGGAGGCGGTCACCGGCTACCTGTTCATCGCGCCGTGGCTGGTGGGCTTTCTGGTGTTCATCGCCGGCCCGATGCTGTGGTCGCTGTACGCCAGCCTCACCAACTACGACGTCACCTCCCGGATGCGCTGGGTGGGCCTGGACAACTACCGCCGTCTGCTCTTCGACGACGAGCTGTTCTGGACCTCGCTGTACAACACCGGCTTTTATGTGCTGTTCGCGGTGCCGCTGAGCGTCATCACTGGGGTGCTGATCGCGGTGCTGCTCAACCAGCAGATTCCCGGCCAGCGCATCTTCCGCACCATCTTCTTTCTGCCAAAAGTGCTGACCGGCGTGGCGGTGCTGCTGCTGTGGCTGTGGGTCTTCAACCCCGACTTCGGGCCGATCAACGTGTTCCTGCGGGCCATCGGGGTGTCCAATCCGCCGCTGTGGTTCTCTGACCCCACCTGGGCCAAGCCGGCACTGGTGATCATGAGCATGTGGGGCGCGGCCGGCGGCTACATCATCTATCTGGCCGGGCTGCAGGGCATTCCGCGCCACCTCTACGAGGCGGCCATGCTGGACGGCGCGTCGCCGGTCAAGCAGTTCTGGAACGTCACGGTGCCGATGATGTCGCCGACCATCTTCTTCAAGCTGGTGACCGGCATCTCGGCGGCCTTCCAGTTCTGGGAAACGTCGCTGATCGTGTCGGAGGGCGGCAAGGGCGGGCCGTCGTACTCGACCCTCTTCTACGGCCTGTACATGTGGCAGAAGGCCTTCGGCGAATACCAGATGGGCTACGCCAGCGCCATGGCCTGGATCCTGCTGATCATCACACTGTTCCTGACCATGCTGCAGTTCCTGATCTCGCGGCGCTGGGTGTACTACGAAGGAGAGGCCCGTTCATGA
- a CDS encoding ROK family protein: MPTLPLEASSSHVLAIDIGGTKLAAGIVSGAGVLLDSARTPTHAAEGPDRVLDRLLDLCRTLLRRSSVPVQRVGVGCGGPLDTVRGLILNPPNLPGWLEFPLVARLQQALDLPVSLDNDANAAALAEFHFGAGRGTRHMVYLTISTGIGSGLILNGELYRGKRGNAGELGHLQVRVDGRACNCGGRGCLEAYASGTNIARRARELAAQHPASLLARSVPDLEAITAQTVLQALQAQDEVAVQLWDETLDLLAAGVASTVNAFDPERIVIGGGITNFGDLLFVPLRERVAARAMPALWSGVELCRAELAADVGILGAAAVALRERQGLPV; the protein is encoded by the coding sequence ATGCCCACGCTTCCGCTGGAGGCATCGTCCAGTCATGTCCTGGCCATCGACATCGGTGGCACCAAACTGGCCGCCGGCATCGTGTCGGGCGCCGGCGTGCTGCTGGATTCCGCCCGCACCCCCACCCACGCCGCCGAAGGCCCAGACCGGGTGCTCGACCGTCTGCTGGACCTGTGCCGGACCCTGCTGCGTCGCAGCAGCGTGCCGGTGCAGCGGGTCGGCGTGGGCTGCGGCGGCCCGCTCGACACGGTCCGGGGCCTGATCCTGAACCCGCCGAACCTGCCCGGCTGGCTGGAGTTCCCGCTGGTGGCGCGGCTGCAGCAGGCGCTGGACCTGCCGGTCTCGCTGGACAACGACGCGAACGCCGCCGCGCTGGCCGAGTTTCACTTCGGGGCCGGCCGCGGGACCCGGCACATGGTCTACCTCACCATCTCCACCGGCATCGGCAGCGGCCTGATCCTGAACGGTGAGCTGTACCGGGGCAAGCGCGGCAATGCCGGCGAGCTGGGGCACCTGCAGGTGCGCGTGGACGGCCGGGCCTGCAACTGCGGCGGGCGCGGCTGCCTGGAAGCCTACGCGTCCGGCACCAACATCGCCCGGCGCGCCCGTGAGCTGGCCGCCCAGCACCCGGCGTCGCTGCTGGCCCGCAGCGTCCCGGACCTGGAGGCCATCACGGCCCAGACGGTGCTGCAGGCGCTGCAGGCCCAGGACGAGGTGGCCGTGCAGCTGTGGGACGAGACGCTGGACCTGCTGGCGGCCGGCGTGGCCAGCACCGTGAACGCCTTCGACCCGGAGCGGATCGTGATCGGTGGCGGCATCACCAACTTCGGTGACCTGCTGTTTGTCCCGCTGCGCGAGCGGGTCGCGGCCCGGGCGATGCCGGCACTGTGGTCCGGCGTGGAGCTGTGCCGCGCGGAGCTGGCCGCCGACGTGGGCATTCTGGGCGCGGCGGCCGTGGCCCTGCGCGAACGCCAGGGGCTGCCGGTATGA
- a CDS encoding D-sedoheptulose-7-phosphate isomerase, which yields MTAAETHLQQYIARHQEALNRLPELAPQVSAAALACVQALTGGGKLLTCGNGGSAADAQHFAAELTGRYRRERRPLPAIALTTDSSALTCIGNDYAFEEVFARQAQALVQPGDVLVGITTSGNSRNVVRALQVARERGGVTIAFTGEGGGEAAAHADIALRAPSTRTAHIQELHILMIHVLCETIDDAFVEDPTV from the coding sequence ATGACCGCCGCCGAGACGCATCTGCAGCAGTACATCGCGCGGCACCAGGAGGCCCTGAACCGGCTGCCGGAGCTGGCACCACAGGTGAGCGCGGCGGCCCTGGCCTGCGTGCAGGCGCTGACGGGTGGCGGCAAGCTGCTGACCTGCGGCAACGGGGGCAGCGCCGCCGACGCCCAGCACTTCGCGGCGGAGCTGACCGGCCGCTACCGCCGCGAACGCCGGCCACTCCCGGCCATCGCCCTGACCACCGACTCCAGCGCGCTCACGTGTATCGGCAACGACTACGCCTTCGAGGAGGTGTTCGCGCGGCAGGCGCAGGCGCTGGTGCAGCCGGGCGACGTGCTGGTGGGCATCACCACCAGCGGCAACAGCCGCAACGTGGTGCGGGCGCTGCAGGTCGCGCGTGAGCGCGGCGGCGTCACCATCGCCTTCACCGGTGAGGGCGGCGGAGAGGCGGCGGCACACGCCGACATCGCGCTGCGGGCCCCCAGCACCCGCACGGCTCACATCCAGGAGCTGCACATCCTGATGATCCACGTGCTGTGCGAAACGATTGACGACGCTTTTGTTGAGGACCCCACGGTATGA